AAAACATCGGGAAAACAAAATGTGTCCTTTCAGCTGTttccaaaattaaaatttacgaTCTATTCATTCATGTTTTTGTGGTCCTTCTGTTCTAAAACACTCCCAGTAACGAGCGGAACAgttcactccccccccccccaccgatGAAATGATTGAAAAGCGTTTGTACCGAAAGATGATGGTCTAAAATATTGTCCACCTCGTCCCCGTCCCCTCCATCGCACACCGTAAATGATGGAACGCCATTAGAACACGCTGGAGCGTAGTGTGAGGTACACTAGGTGCAAGGAAAATGGAAGCGCCAATGTACCCGTTTGGGGGAGGAAATTTTTCAACCACAGCTCGTAAAATCCCATCACATTTAGGTTAGTGAAATGAACATCTAAAAGCTTCCGTTttcctctcttctctctttttaCACCCACACAAACGTagacaaaatgcaaaataatgaaatgatGGTTTATGTTGCTGCTCTTTTCGCGCGTTCACTCTTTCTCACTCGTTCTGGCGCCCGCTGCCAGTGGCTATGTAAACGGTTGCTATGGTACCATTTCTCCTCATTCCCTTTTTACGATTGTGCACGTGGTGCACGGCACCATCACTCTTCTTGCAGCACATTTCTCAGCTCGTTTGCGCTTCACAATTTACACTGGCGCTGGTGCTGGCAAAGatcaatttgacagttcttttaTCATTTGCTGGCGGCGGCACGTACTGTCACTCATTCGCATTGCCTTCCGCGGACCGACCCGACGCGCCAACAAAGAGTCGTGCTCGTGAACATTGGCAAACTGGGTTTCCGCTAACGCCAGCTCTCATCGGCGAAACCAAGGCCTCGTGATTAATCTGACGTTTAATTACATTCCGCGACAACCGCAAGCAATGcttcttaaaacaaaaaccccccGCAAAAGGGttcaaaagcaaaacagcagAGGGCAAGTGCaaatgtttcataaaagaaCAGCTGTTCGTTTAAATTACATTCCACACTGGCGTGTTCCGTCCTCGTTGTCTCGGTGTATGACGTTGTTGCTCTAAATCCGTTGTTGCTCGCAGAGCATCAACCATACACGGTAACGGTTtatagcttttgtttttatgctGTTTTCATGCTGCATTACACAAAGCATACCTCCGGGCCACAACAAACAGAcacatcgacacacacacacacactgctcagTTTGTTTAAGTCTCCATGTAGGTGGCACATGCCAATGCCGATGTGATCGATAGTCACCGTCAGCCGGTACAACACGGCTCAACCATTCACCGGCACTGTGTTTTACTTACTTTTTGCCCATCTGCGAGCAAACAGAGCCGCCGCTCAATCGTTGACCCGGAACGggataaacaaacaaagacaACGAAAAGCGCACCAGGCGTTTGGTTTCGTTATCGTTTTCCAACGTCTGCCGCCCTGCGCCGCGGACGGGTTCGAGTTGGCCTGTTTATCATGTCAAGATTTTACTTTTGTTCCGTATCGTTGCACCTGTAGCTATGGCAGATCTATCAAATCCGTATCTATTTGCATGTTTCGCTTCATTTGATCCGACACACTCGGTGGATTGTGTGCGTCCTGTCTTTGAGCAATTgttgcacaaaaacaaaagtatcAGATGGCAAGCGTTTCGTGATGGAACGCAACGAATGCGCTTCAACGCCAAAACATTGctatcatcaacatcatcaagcAACATCAAGTTGTATtctattttttctcttttaatCTGTTCATTGTTTAATAATTGCGGTATAGAGATTTGATAATTTACCTACAGTTGCTGTCAGAATCTTTATCTTTATAGACCTTCATAAGCACCTGAACGGTTTGTAATATGATAATTTGGAGAGGGTTTTTTTAAAAGTAATGATAAAATTATATAGTGTTTATATACACTTTCAAGTGCATATTTGTATCATACAACTAACGGATTTTAAAGAATAGCTATGAAACAATTATAAACTGCCTGAAACCGTTTAGATAAAAAGAACATTAATGTACGTTTCAATTTGTGCATATGGGCATAATATGTACCATGaacatttaacaaaattgTTATACTGCCCATACACGTTCGTTTTCTCGCTTAAATCCTaacaatgtttttatttcccagCTAAACCCATTCCAATACAAACCCGTCCGAGACGGATCTAACAACAATGATTCAAAACCCATTAATTTACTAATCGTGCCACTTGTTTGTCGTGCACTACCCTACAACCGATTGTTGCTatcaggagcagcagcagtcaccATTGTCACCAAGTGTATCTCCCCCTCAGTGTGTCACTTACATTCCACCGTAGCCGGGAGCAAGTTCTTGCCCTCGCGTGTCGGGGACAAATGGAACATTGCAGGCAAACGTCCTTCGCATCAGATGCTGTGCCATCACTTGGGCGCGCACAATGGTGCGATATTTTTATCACACAATTTCGATCGATTCCAACATTCTCCAACCACGGCGAACAGCGTGATAATGGACGTTGTTGTGCAGGAAAAGGACAGCACAATTCCACCAAATGGTGAAGAGAACAGGCAGCCGGACCAACCCCTCTAGCTacaatgtaaattttcttcATCGATGGCAGCCAACGGACAGAAACCGATTGAAACAGGACTGTGGTGGTAGATGGATCCTGCCCCAGCACCGACAGGCCCGTAGTTGACCTCATTCTTCTGAAGAAGCTTCAGCTCGAGTGAGTGGGAATACACTTGAAATGAATTTACTCGCAGCAAGCGCCATCACCACGGGCAGCAAGGTTCTCCACCGTCCTCCTGTGCAGGTTATCTGATGATAGCAAGATTAATTGAGCGCTCGTTACAAATTGATGATAGCCAATTCCGTCCGGGGCAAGGCCAAATGGCGTGACCGTTTGCGAAAATGCGTCGGTTGGTGATGACAGCTTTTCATTTCCTCCCTGTCGTGCGCCCTGATGATGTGGTGGCTGCTCCTTTGTGGTTTTAACTGCTTGTTTTCCAAATTTTTCCCCTTCAAAATAAGGCAAAGCCGTACAGTGGCTACGTTTCCAGTAGGATTTCGTGGCTTGGAAATCGTGGTAAATGGTAGTTAAATTCGAATTGGATTTTGCTTCCAATTATCTATCTGATAACGTTAACACGTTACATTTTTCCAGGAATTCACTCGCAAAAAAATCTGAGCTACAAATCGGTGCTCGGTTTTCGCACGCAAATATCCCAACAAAACCCGGCGGCCTATCGCCACGCTTCATTTCCCGCATAACTCCTTTCGCACACAGCACTGTGCCAACATTCCAACGAAACATAAGCTCCATCAGAGCAACGCGAAAAGTGAATCCTTTCGATGGGgcaaaaatgtttgcaatACGGTGGAGGCACGAACTCGAGCGCCCAGCATTCCAGATGCTGTTGGCCTTCGCCTTCGCCGCTCGCTTGTGATCGCTTCAACTACTTGTTAGCTTATGGAAGCTGCTGTAACGATGGacgaaaacagctttttcCAGCGAAATACCCACGCCCTAACGGGAGTGTCCCCctatacagagagagagagagagagagagagaggaaagagACTATGCGCACGAAGGCGAAGAATGTGTCGGGGAAATCATCATCCCACGGTTAGGTTTGGGATTTTAAACGCGACAACAGCGACAGTACACCGAAATAAGGACGCAAATCTAAACAAATGGGTGAAGCGTGAGGAAACTTTTACGGGAATGCCATATAGCTGGGATTTAAAACGGTTAGGTGCAACCGAAACAAAGAATCGCTTTTGGTCTCTTTACGAAAcacgaaaagaaagaaaataaatgtcaCAAACACCACCTACctcagcagcagaagcacgaTTCTACGAGCGCTTAAGAGACAACAGTTTCTAAACCTGTCCCAATCTTGGCTGCAGAACGTTCTCGGCAGTCCGTTATTATATGGATCGCCTTAATTGACCTTATCGTTGGGTAATGGCGCCAAACAGCGGGGGAcaaaaagggggaggggggacgGGAAAAATGTAAGATGATAAGGTGCAAGAGAATTCTCAGAAGCCCGCAAACCACcgacaacaacgaaaaagaaaaaaatgacgTAAAACAAATATGCTTTCCTGCCTTCGGGGAAGTCGAACAAACATGATCCACTCGAACAACGTGGCGTGGTGGATCTGGTGGGCGAGATAGCAAGAGATGGAACATCTTAACCACCTGCCGAAATGGCTCCTTCCAGCTCAACGATGTTCGGTGTAGTACCACATCAGAAACTCGACTCCTGTACAAAGTAAACTGACAAAACCGCCACTGCACGCTTTGCTGTGAgtgacacacatacacattttccTTTAATGTTTTACCCATTTAACACTGTGTGGCACTGTCgctgaatgtgtgtgtgtgtattgtgtatACGATTAGAATTTGGTTGACCGGTTCCCTGCTTCCCGCACCAATCATCCCAACGCGCTCCAAAACGCTTAATTCGAATGTCGCGTGACACTTTTCCGCCAAcgggattgtttttttgtgcggcGTGCGCTCTCCTCGCTGGTTGCTTATTTTATTACACCTCATTGTTGTACCCCAATTGTTGTGATTGGATGGGTCTATTTTTCCACGGGTCCAATTTTAACAACCATGCCCCGTTTTGCCCCATTGCcagcacaaacaacacaatccGCCCTTCCGACTGTCAGTAACGTTGTGTTTGTCAAGATTTTTCTCCCACATTACTGTACTGAAGGACAAGAGTAAAAAAATCCCTCTCTAGATTGGCGTGGTTATTGTAATGTGAGCGGAACTTAACGGAGcgccaaaaagggaaatgTTTGATAATGTATAGCACATCTTTCGCAGTGAGCGAATCGATGGAAGACAATTCGATAGCGAATTACCTCATGCGAATAGCAATCGATACAAAAGAAAATCGGTACATTCCAATTCGATACTTCGGAGAGGGGTTGTGGGAAGGACAAAGtgcttttaaaatgtgttttcaatgttttgcttCGGAAGGTTTGGTTTCCATTTAGACTTTTTGAATAAATGTTCCAAAGCTGAATCAAatcaccaggcgtctccaccgtgaaatggaaaaaaagcaattgaGCTATTAACACCAATTAAAGTTTGATAAACGTATAATTGAGAATTTCAatgtcatttttgttttatcataaatttatCTAAATAGATATCACATTGCAGAAAAATAGCCCAGAAGGGGCAAAATATGACATCTCCGATATAGAAAATTTTCtataaaacattttccattCGTATTATTTACCAAGAGTTTCCCTTTCATCCACGGTTGCGAGTaaaagtgtgcaaaaaagCAACGCTATTGCTTGGCGATTCGTGAGAAAATTGCTCGATCGATGCACGGTGGTGCAAAACTTTCACAAAGTCAAAAGTCAGACCCGACAGCTAAAATGCTTGCCATCTGCCGCGTGTGCTGGAGGCGAGTGCGCGTTTGCAGTaacgaaattaaattgaatttaaccATCCGTTTTCAAAGCATACAGCTGGCTTGCGAGGttgaacttttttgtttttttcgtttagtGTTTACTACCTGTTGTGGGAAAGAAAGCTATCTGAAGGGATGAGGCGCAAGGTTAAACTGCGCCGAATTGGCTCTGTCTcggtaaattaatttaaatgatACAAGGTTTCTTCAACCACAAGGTTTGGTGTTAATATTAAGTGAAAAGACCGctttaaaattacaaattaaAAAGCTTTAGTTTGCAGCCGCTGGCAGCACCACAGACGTTTTTAAATCGTTTGTTTAGTCAGGTAATCTGACCATTTTCATGTGATAAATTGTACTTAGTTTCATAGAGTCTTTTTGGTGTAACTTGAATTAAAAAGAACCTAAACATCCATGTAAATGAGATTTAATCTGACTGAATACAACAATAAATTGATTAAGCTTTTATTTATTGGGAAAAGATGATTATTAGATGGTTAAACAACAGCAATAAGTTTATAATGTGTTTAGTAGATAATAGATGCTGTAAATTCattcaaataattttatcatttctGTTTAAAAACTACTGATTTTGTGTCGGTAATGTTTTCATTTGGATAGCCTGTCTAGTCCTGCTTAGCAATGAACTATTTAATACCCATAAAGCACAATAAACTTAAGACATATAAGTTACCTATGTACCATCCATCTAATACCATTTTGTTTATGTACTTCTTTACTTTTTAACAGAACGGCTTTAAGGTCATCAATCCCTTCGCCTTTCGAGTCTACTACCAGCCAACAAGCGCACACAAGCAATGGAACCGATGGAGGCCCGCGTTGCGATGCTGCAGGACCTGAAGATCCAATCGTTTGACACGATTCGCTTCGCTTCCTATCGCACTGCCTGCAAGCTGCGCTACGTACAGAAATCTACCAACCGTACGTAATGCCCGCTGTTCGCAACCCACTATCCTAATTGCGCTCtctatgtgtatgtgctttTTCTGCCTTCCATCCTCTCCCATTTCCGGCACAGTGCATCTGGTCGACATCTGGAATGTAATTGAGGCGTTCCGCGAAAATGGACTGAACACGCTCGAGCCCCAGAACGAGGTCAGCGTTAGCCGGCTAGAGACGCTGGTGTCGTCGCTGTACCACAACCTGAACAAACGGCTGCCGCCAACGCAGCAGGTGCACGTCGACTCGAAGGCTAGCCTGCTCCTGAACTGGCTGCTGGCGGCCTACTCCGGCGACAACTCCGGCAAGATACGCGTCTTCTCGATCAAGGTTGCGCTCGCGATCATGTGCGCCGGCAAGATGGTCGACAAGCTACGATGTAAGACGACACCGAGGGCGTTGCCACTCTGTTACTAATATCCTTCCCTCATAATTGCCTTTCCGCTCCAGATATCTTCTCGCAGATTTCCGACGGTGCCGGCCAGCTAATACACTGGAAGTTGGGCGATTTCCTGCGCGAGGTGCTCGCCCTGCCGGCCGCCGTCTTCGAGTCGCCCACCTTCTTCTACAAGGAGGGCCTCGAGTCGGAGATCTTCCCGGTGGAGAACAAAATTACGGTGAATGACTTTATGACCGGCTTCATGACCGAGCCCGGGCCGGCCTGTCTCGTGTGGATGCCGCTGCTGCACCGGCTCGCCACGGTCGAGTCCGTCGTCCATCCGACCGTCTGCTCCGTGTGCATGAGGGAAAACTTTACCGGCTTCCGGTACCGCTGCCAGCGCTGCCACGGGTATCAGCTGTGCCAGGACTGCTTCTGGCAGGGGCGCGTCTCGCTGAACCACCAGAACGATCACGAGGTGAAGGAGTACTCGAGCTACAAAAGCCCCAGCAAGCAGATTGGCCACTCGCTGCGCAAGAGCTTCCGGTGCGTGCCGGACAAACAGATCCAACCGTTGCCCCGGTTTCCCGAGCAGCCCGAGAAAACGCTCAACCTGTCGCACATTGTGCCGCCGTCGCCGCTACCCTCGCACAACGGCTTCCCGGACGGTGGCATACCGGGGCTGTACGATCGCAGCAGCACGCTGGACTCGCGGTAAGCGGGGTGACTGGGTGACTGTGAAGGAAATGAGGGGGAAACTTTGTAACGTGTTTGGCTTTTCCTCACCCCTTTGCAGAGCAACCGGCTTGTCGCTGGACAGTAACGGAACGTCCGGTACGCGCGGTGCCGTTAATTCCAACGACGAGGAGCACAGACTGATTGCGCGATACGCAGCGCGGCTGGCACAGGAATCGCGAACGGTATGCGTCTTTTTCTTTCCACTGCCAAGAATGTATTTCTACACCATGCTAATGTACTTTTAGCCCGGTGGATCCGCCCCCGACCCAGTGCAGATAGGGCTGGACAGTTCGCGGGCCCAGCGCGAACTGATCATGCAGCTCGAATCGAAGAACAAGGAAATTATGCGCGAAATTCAGAAGCTGCGGCGCCAGCAGGAAGCGGAACAGGTCGCCCCCGAAAGCCCCGCCCTGATGAACGAGCTGCGCGCGCTGCGCCAGCGCAAGGGCGAGCTGGAGGGGCATCTCGGTGCGCTGCAGGACTCGCGCCGGCAGCTGATGGCCCAGCTCGAGGGGCTGATGCGCATGCTGAAGAACCATCAAACCCAAAGCCCACGCTCGACGCCCAACTCTAGTCCACGGTCGGGCAAAAGCCCACCGATACCGCAGGGTAAGAGGTGTACCGAGGGGTGACCCAGCAAACCAGCCGACAGCTCTCACCGGCCGTATTACTCTCATTTTAGGGCCACCAATGCCAAACCAAGGCGGCCCCCGTCAGGGCCCGATGAACCCCGGCGGTTCCGGTCTGCCCCCCAATATGCCCCCCGGTATGCTGCCGCCCGGGGTAGGTATGCACCCGCAAGATGCGCACATGGGCCCCGGCGGCATGGACATGCGGGGATACGCCCCGAACGGAAACAACAGTGAGTAGCGCCATATCTTTCCAAGCCTCGCTGCCTCAAGCTCCTCATTTCACACCGCAACCTACGCCCGATTTCGATCCTCTCCCTACGCGCCAATCCGCCCTGTTCATGCCATTCCCCCTGCGCTGTGTGAGCTAGAAAACCCTTCCCGCCTCCAAAAACCGGGACCTTTTACCCGGTTTATTGCTACAGCCAGACTCGAAGCGCTTGATCAAGCTTCCAATTATTGCTTCATCCTCTTTTGCTTTCACTCTTTGGTTTTGTTcgttgtgtgcgtttgttgtaCTGTTGTACGGTAAAATTTCATATCCTCACGCAGTCGCATCCCTTCTCATCCCATCATCGTCTACGGTTTAAGTTAAACCATAACTCACGCTAACAACATCTCGCCTTCTCAGCCTAATCGGTGTCGGTAATTTCGTTCTCACGTCGTACGGTTTTTCCTGGGTTTCTTTTATAAGTTGCTTTTTCATGTTTACGTTTCTTTTTTAGTGAGTTTCAtttcactcacactcacacacacatgtccaTCTAATCATTTGACCATTCTCATGCAAAGTAACGAATCAATAATTGTGTCACAAAGAATTGGTTAATGGGCAACCCCACTTTTAAGATCTTTCGTTCGGGAGTTGTGTTGAGCCGTCGATTTTAGTTTGAGTTTTGTACCCGGAAGACGTCGCACATCCGTCACAAACCTCATACACCACACCCATTTGCATCACATTCAGCTGACCTGTTGGTACATTTCTCGATCTGCTTTTTGCGCATACTGCTTGCGTACTCCACTTTTCCgcagatggtggtggtggtggtggtaacaTCATTAATGGCGGCAGTGGTACGCTTGGCACGCGATCGAACGCCGCGGGAGCGTGTCCGCCGGCCGGTGGCCGGTCGGATCTGCACTACGCGGCCGATTCCGTTTCCACCGCGATGTCCTCGCTGGTGCGCGAGCTTAACTCAGGTACCGCACAGACTTCCTTTCATCATCTCCCCCTTCTCCCCGACCACTCTTCCCTGCTCGTGCCAAAAgcctttaaatttaaatccctTCTTCTTTGCTCACGCACCTTCAATGTTTCGTCAATGTCCAACACACGCGACACGCGGGTACAATCGTAGCCAAACAACCCGTTGCACCGCTTTCAGAAGAGTCTCCAGGGAATATAATTTTCCATCCCGCCCTCCTGAACCAGGGGACGTATCCCTAAACCGAAGCGAGACCACTTTCTTGAGCTTGCCGTTTACGTTGTCACTGTCACTGTGTGAACTCACTCCTGTAACCTCCAGAAAAATTGGGGGCgtttttttgtctattttgcTTGTGCTCaacctttttttctaaatgtCTTTGAATGTCATTTCTCCACTTCTTCATGTTTGTAAGCGTTTCTCAATATTTTTAAGTACATTTGTTTTACCTTCATTTCTGCTGTCTCTTACTTCCTTTTTCACGTTCTATTTCATCGTCTTTCTTCACTTTTACTCGCTCTTAATGGTTTTCATGGTTTTCCatttactgtgtgtgtgtttgatgtgcATCTCTTTTACAGATCATTAACtttaatgtatgtgtgtgatgacTGTATATAGTGTGCGTGCACGTGTCCATGTTGTGTGAGCACGGAATCAAACAACTACTCAAACCAGTACAGTCGTACGCTTGGGGGTTACAGTAagcttacaaacacacacacacacacacacacacacacacacccaaacaaaaaagaacaacagtCACGTTCCACAATCATCAGGACCACACGGGGGCGCTGCTTTAACAATAGTGTTTCGTATGATAGCTATTTGCTCTGCTAACCGCCATCTCGATGTGTCTCAACTCATTGCCGTAGCTCGTTGTGTCGTGTTTCCTATTGcctcggttt
This is a stretch of genomic DNA from Anopheles merus strain MAF chromosome 2R, AmerM5.1, whole genome shotgun sequence. It encodes these proteins:
- the LOC121590346 gene encoding dystrobrevin beta isoform X1, whose protein sequence is MEPMEARVAMLQDLKIQSFDTIRFASYRTACKLRYVQKSTNLHLVDIWNVIEAFRENGLNTLEPQNEVSVSRLETLVSSLYHNLNKRLPPTQQVHVDSKASLLLNWLLAAYSGDNSGKIRVFSIKVALAIMCAGKMVDKLRYIFSQISDGAGQLIHWKLGDFLREVLALPAAVFESPTFFYKEGLESEIFPVENKITVNDFMTGFMTEPGPACLVWMPLLHRLATVESVVHPTVCSVCMRENFTGFRYRCQRCHGYQLCQDCFWQGRVSLNHQNDHEVKEYSSYKSPSKQIGHSLRKSFRCVPDKQIQPLPRFPEQPEKTLNLSHIVPPSPLPSHNGFPDGGIPGLYDRSSTLDSRATGLSLDSNGTSGTRGAVNSNDEEHRLIARYAARLAQESRTPGGSAPDPVQIGLDSSRAQRELIMQLESKNKEIMREIQKLRRQQEAEQVAPESPALMNELRALRQRKGELEGHLGALQDSRRQLMAQLEGLMRMLKNHQTQSPRSTPNSSPRSGKSPPIPQGPPMPNQGGPRQGPMNPGGSGLPPNMPPGMLPPGVGMHPQDAHMGPGGMDMRGYAPNGNNNGGGGGGNIINGGSGTLGTRSNAAGACPPAGGRSDLHYAADSVSTAMSSLVRELNSVFYAHYEGHLPPGVVHKPPMRYFSEGSDDDSIASSQHTMRHSLDFDEMHMTTHEWSEKDNTQWQEQFAAWSLNSQNQ
- the LOC121590346 gene encoding dystrobrevin beta isoform X6; translated protein: MEPMEARVAMLQDLKIQSFDTIRFASYRTACKLRYVQKSTNLHLVDIWNVIEAFRENGLNTLEPQNEVSVSRLETLVSSLYHNLNKRLPPTQQVHVDSKASLLLNWLLAAYSGDNSGKIRVFSIKVALAIMCAGKMVDKLRYIFSQISDGAGQLIHWKLGDFLREVLALPAAVFESPTFFYKEGLESEIFPVENKITVNDFMTGFMTEPGPACLVWMPLLHRLATVESVVHPTVCSVCMRENFTGFRYRCQRCHGYQLCQDCFWQGRVSLNHQNDHEVKEYSSYKSPSKQIGHSLRKSFRCVPDKQIQPLPRFPEQPEKTLNLSHIVPPSPLPSHNGFPDGGIPGLYDRSSTLDSRATGLSLDSNGTSGTRGAVNSNDEEHRLIARYAARLAQESRTPGGSAPDPVQIGLDSSRAQRELIMQLESKNKEIMREIQKLRRQQEAEQVAPESPALMNELRALRQRKGELEGHLGALQDSRRQLMAQLEGLMRMLKNHQTQSPRSTPNSSPRSGKSPPIPQGPPMPNQGGPRQGPMNPGGSGLPPNMPPGMLPPGVGMHPQDAHMGPGGMDMRGYAPNGNNSASPPEPTFLKERRV
- the LOC121590346 gene encoding dystrobrevin beta isoform X4; the protein is MEPMEARVAMLQDLKIQSFDTIRFASYRTACKLRYVQKSTNLHLVDIWNVIEAFRENGLNTLEPQNEVSVSRLETLVSSLYHNLNKRLPPTQQVHVDSKASLLLNWLLAAYSGDNSGKIRVFSIKVALAIMCAGKMVDKLRYIFSQISDGAGQLIHWKLGDFLREVLALPAAVFESPTFFYKEGLESEIFPVENKITVNDFMTGFMTEPGPACLVWMPLLHRLATVESVVHPTVCSVCMRENFTGFRYRCQRCHGYQLCQDCFWQGRVSLNHQNDHEVKEYSSYKSPSKQIGHSLRKSFRCVPDKQIQPLPRFPEQPEKTLNLSHIVPPSPLPSHNGFPDGGIPGLYDRSSTLDSRATGLSLDSNGTSGTRGAVNSNDEEHRLIARYAARLAQESRTPGGSAPDPVQIGLDSSRAQRELIMQLESKNKEIMREIQKLRRQQEAEQVAPESPALMNELRALRQRKGELEGHLGALQDSRRQLMAQLEGLMRMLKNHQTQSPRSTPNSSPRSGKSPPIPQGPPMPNQGGPRQGPMNPGGSGLPPNMPPGMLPPGVGMHPQDAHMGPGGMDMRGYAPNGNNNGGGGGGNIINGGSGTLGTRSNAAGACPPAGGRSDLHYAADSVSTAMSSLVRELNSGASPPEPTFLKERRV
- the LOC121590346 gene encoding dystrobrevin beta isoform X2, whose translation is MEPMEARVAMLQDLKIQSFDTIRFASYRTACKLRYVQKSTNLHLVDIWNVIEAFRENGLNTLEPQNEVSVSRLETLVSSLYHNLNKRLPPTQQVHVDSKASLLLNWLLAAYSGDNSGKIRVFSIKVALAIMCAGKMVDKLRYIFSQISDGAGQLIHWKLGDFLREVLALPAAVFESPTFFYKEGLESEIFPVENKITVNDFMTGFMTEPGPACLVWMPLLHRLATVESVVHPTVCSVCMRENFTGFRYRCQRCHGYQLCQDCFWQGRVSLNHQNDHEVKEYSSYKSPSKQIGHSLRKSFRCVPDKQIQPLPRFPEQPEKTLNLSHIVPPSPLPSHNGFPDGGIPGLYDRSSTLDSRATGLSLDSNGTSGTRGAVNSNDEEHRLIARYAARLAQESRTPGGSAPDPVQIGLDSSRAQRELIMQLESKNKEIMREIQKLRRQQEAEQVAPESPALMNELRALRQRKGELEGHLGALQDSRRQLMAQLEGLMRMLKNHQTQSPRSTPNSSPRSGKSPPIPQGPPMPNQGGPRQGPMNPGGSGLPPNMPPGMLPPGVGMHPQDAHMGPGGMDMRGYAPNGNNNGGGGGGNIINGGSGTLGTRSNAAGACPPAGGRSDLHYAADSVSTAMSSLVRELNSDFDEMHMTTHEWSEKDNTQWQEQFAAWSLNSQNQ
- the LOC121590346 gene encoding dystrobrevin beta isoform X3, encoding MEPMEARVAMLQDLKIQSFDTIRFASYRTACKLRYVQKSTNLHLVDIWNVIEAFRENGLNTLEPQNEVSVSRLETLVSSLYHNLNKRLPPTQQVHVDSKASLLLNWLLAAYSGDNSGKIRVFSIKVALAIMCAGKMVDKLRYIFSQISDGAGQLIHWKLGDFLREVLALPAAVFESPTFFYKEGLESEIFPVENKITVNDFMTGFMTEPGPACLVWMPLLHRLATVESVVHPTVCSVCMRENFTGFRYRCQRCHGYQLCQDCFWQGRVSLNHQNDHEVKEYSSYKSPSKQIGHSLRKSFRCVPDKQIQPLPRFPEQPEKTLNLSHIVPPSPLPSHNGFPDGGIPGLYDRSSTLDSRATGLSLDSNGTSGTRGAVNSNDEEHRLIARYAARLAQESRTPGGSAPDPVQIGLDSSRAQRELIMQLESKNKEIMREIQKLRRQQEAEQVAPESPALMNELRALRQRKGELEGHLGALQDSRRQLMAQLEGLMRMLKNHQTQSPRSTPNSSPRSGKSPPIPQGPPMPNQGGPRQGPMNPGGSGLPPNMPPGMLPPGVGMHPQDAHMGPGGMDMRGYAPNGNNIFYAHYEGHLPPGVVHKPPMRYFSEGSDDDSIASSQHTMRHSLDFDEMHMTTHEWSEKDNTQWQEQFAAWSLNSQNQ
- the LOC121590346 gene encoding dystrobrevin beta isoform X7; protein product: MEPMEARVAMLQDLKIQSFDTIRFASYRTACKLRYVQKSTNLHLVDIWNVIEAFRENGLNTLEPQNEVSVSRLETLVSSLYHNLNKRLPPTQQVHVDSKASLLLNWLLAAYSGDNSGKIRVFSIKVALAIMCAGKMVDKLRYIFSQISDGAGQLIHWKLGDFLREVLALPAAVFESPTFFYKEGLESEIFPVENKITVNDFMTGFMTEPGPACLVWMPLLHRLATVESVVHPTVCSVCMRENFTGFRYRCQRCHGYQLCQDCFWQGRVSLNHQNDHEVKEYSSYKSPSKQIGHSLRKSFRCVPDKQIQPLPRFPEQPEKTLNLSHIVPPSPLPSHNGFPDGGIPGLYDRSSTLDSRATGLSLDSNGTSGTRGAVNSNDEEHRLIARYAARLAQESRTPGGSAPDPVQIGLDSSRAQRELIMQLESKNKEIMREIQKLRRQQEAEQVAPESPALMNELRALRQRKGELEGHLGALQDSRRQLMAQLEGLMRMLKNHQTQSPRSTPNSSPRSGKSPPIPQGPPMPNQGGPRQGPMNPGGSGLPPNMPPGMLPPGVGMHPQDAHMGPGGMDMRGYAPNGNNNH
- the LOC121590346 gene encoding dystrobrevin beta isoform X5 yields the protein MEPMEARVAMLQDLKIQSFDTIRFASYRTACKLRYVQKSTNLHLVDIWNVIEAFRENGLNTLEPQNEVSVSRLETLVSSLYHNLNKRLPPTQQVHVDSKASLLLNWLLAAYSGDNSGKIRVFSIKVALAIMCAGKMVDKLRYIFSQISDGAGQLIHWKLGDFLREVLALPAAVFESPTFFYKEGLESEIFPVENKITVNDFMTGFMTEPGPACLVWMPLLHRLATVESVVHPTVCSVCMRENFTGFRYRCQRCHGYQLCQDCFWQGRVSLNHQNDHEVKEYSSYKSPSKQIGHSLRKSFRCVPDKQIQPLPRFPEQPEKTLNLSHIVPPSPLPSHNGFPDGGIPGLYDRSSTLDSRATGLSLDSNGTSGTRGAVNSNDEEHRLIARYAARLAQESRTPGGSAPDPVQIGLDSSRAQRELIMQLESKNKEIMREIQKLRRQQEAEQVAPESPALMNELRALRQRKGELEGHLGALQDSRRQLMAQLEGLMRMLKNHQTQSPRSTPNSSPRSGKSPPIPQGPPMPNQGGPRQGPMNPGGSGLPPNMPPGMLPPGVGMHPQDAHMGPGGMDMRGYAPNGNNNFDEMHMTTHEWSEKDNTQWQEQFAAWSLNSQNQ